A DNA window from Mya arenaria isolate MELC-2E11 chromosome 17, ASM2691426v1 contains the following coding sequences:
- the LOC128223545 gene encoding uncharacterized protein LOC128223545: protein MSQTFRRNHDFQDLACDPPGSTHLGQVGNPSRCAVLCERLPGCNSFFFNHVTKSCRGAASVLTTVCGLPDTGSVYFVRDVLIGSVCTGNLDCIIENTTCQAGKCACGVAFITEPVKKQKCIEGATNHGGVCESSGDCYGPHVECGLGGMCICNPAYSFRPATKTCEPSCSPYGSTFQIYPDMTLSCALSMVYPSYTPQMCMDECLATDCVTIRYNHDITECKLDTCTVLTNPGDYGPWDGVDFYMRNCA, encoded by the exons ATGTCACAGACTTTCCGCAGGAACCACGACTTTCAGGATTTAGCATGCGACCCCCCTGGGAGCACTCATCTCGGACAGGTGGGCAACCCATCGCGCTGCGCAGTTTTGTGTGAACGGTTACCCGGATGTAACAGTTTCTTCTTTAACCACGTGACTAAGTCTTGTCGGGGCGCAGCTTCAGTACTCACCACCGTATGTGGGTTGCCAGACACAGGGAGCGTCTACTTTGTTCGAG ATGTTCTGATTGGGTCGGTCTGCACGGGCAACTTGGACTGTATCATCGAAAACACCACGTGTCAGGCGGGAAAATGCGCATGCGGGGTAGCGTTTATCACCGAACCcgtcaaaaaacaaaaatgtatcgAAG GCGCGACCAATCACGGTGGTGTTTGTGAGAGCAGCGGAGACTGTTATGGTCCCCACGTAGAGTGTGGGTTGGGAGGAATGTGTATATGCAACCCTGCATACAGCTTCCGGCCGGCCACCAAGACATGCGAACCAA GTTGTTCACCATACGGATCGACGTTCCAAATCTATCCGGATATGACGTTATCTTGTGCCCTCAGTATGGTATATCCCAGCTACACTCCACAGATGTGTATGGACGAGTGCCTAGCAACCGATTGCGTCACGATTCGGTACAACCATGACATCACGGAGTGTAAGCTAGACACGTGCACGGTGCTCACAAATCCCGGCGATTACGGGCCCTGGGACGGCGTCGACTTCTACATGAGGAACTGTGCATGA